A single genomic interval of uncultured Desulfobacter sp. harbors:
- a CDS encoding geranylgeranyl reductase family protein, which yields MYDVIIIGAGPAGTTAGYLLGRAGLSVLLLDRKNFPRKKACAGGITPKAMVLFPFDISCFVRCICREVKIIRPGNASFIVNAKDPLCYITKRMDLDAYSLGKAIQAVYSFLKIIYWCRFKKIDRIIRLDQDDHGVSLTLSCDGKIDSVRAGHLIGADGANSKVRRLIGGQRSRLIKLPAIEADVPVKNAGRYSMTFDFSRNIKGYYWIFPRKNHVNIGIFSALPNGTMNRALLKAYAKDRLKTDVLTDVKGYPIATSYGRTYLGTGRVLLTGDAAGLSEPLLGEGIYSALKSGILSARAIEHAVGRKMSAPSDALGCYRQSLGDLQLDLRLYRYCASILYRFPQWSLAVGSCNILHNCFSRGYSSGKTLREILMPF from the coding sequence ATGTATGATGTCATTATTATAGGTGCCGGACCTGCCGGCACAACTGCCGGATATCTTTTGGGGCGAGCCGGGTTGTCTGTCCTCTTGCTGGATAGAAAAAATTTTCCCAGGAAAAAAGCATGCGCCGGCGGAATTACGCCCAAGGCCATGGTTTTGTTTCCCTTTGATATTTCGTGTTTTGTCCGCTGTATTTGCCGGGAGGTGAAAATTATCCGTCCTGGAAACGCCTCTTTTATTGTCAATGCCAAGGATCCCTTGTGCTATATTACCAAAAGGATGGATTTGGACGCCTATTCCCTGGGAAAAGCCATACAGGCCGTCTACTCTTTTTTAAAAATTATTTATTGGTGTCGGTTTAAAAAAATAGACAGGATCATCCGTCTTGATCAGGATGATCATGGCGTCAGTCTGACCCTTTCCTGTGATGGTAAAATCGATAGTGTCAGAGCCGGGCATCTGATCGGGGCCGATGGTGCCAATTCAAAAGTTCGCAGGCTTATCGGCGGTCAAAGGTCGCGTCTTATTAAATTGCCTGCTATAGAAGCTGATGTGCCTGTGAAAAATGCAGGAAGGTATTCCATGACGTTTGATTTCTCCAGGAATATTAAGGGATACTATTGGATATTCCCCCGCAAGAACCACGTGAATATTGGTATCTTCAGTGCGTTACCCAATGGGACCATGAATCGGGCTTTATTGAAGGCCTATGCCAAAGACCGGCTAAAAACTGATGTCCTGACTGATGTCAAAGGGTATCCCATTGCCACAAGCTATGGCAGAACATATCTGGGAACAGGCCGTGTGCTTCTGACAGGGGATGCGGCTGGTTTATCCGAGCCTTTGTTGGGAGAGGGGATCTATTCTGCGTTGAAATCCGGTATTCTCTCAGCCCGGGCCATTGAACATGCTGTTGGCCGGAAAATGTCCGCACCTTCAGATGCGCTTGGCTGTTACAGACAGTCCCTTGGGGATTTGCAACTGGATTTGCGGCTTTACCGGTACTGCGCATCTATTCTGTATCGATTTCCACAGTGGTCGCTTGCCGTGGGGTCTTGTAATATTCTACATAATTGTTTTTCCAGGGGGTATTCCAGTGGAAAGACCCTGCGCGAAATTTTAATGCCCTTTTGA
- a CDS encoding tetratricopeptide repeat protein translates to MNQTTKKEKMITRQTFYISLLISLTLGFLIGTAYTSFKLADSRQPDKRHMPPAMGNMPKGTPTPGKGAGGDQKQDLATMADPHIKELQAFLKENPDNPQGWVELGNAFFDLDRFGDAINAYEKSLSIQPDNPHVLTDLGVMYRRNNESEKALEAFNRAIAVQPDFETPWFNKGIVYMHDLNDIPKAIEAWEQLVKMNPTARTSGGKLVSELVETMKSQVPN, encoded by the coding sequence ATGAATCAGACCACAAAAAAAGAGAAAATGATCACCCGGCAGACCTTTTATATTTCCCTTCTGATTTCCCTGACCCTGGGTTTTTTAATTGGCACCGCATATACATCGTTTAAGCTGGCGGATTCAAGGCAGCCAGACAAAAGACATATGCCGCCGGCCATGGGGAATATGCCAAAAGGCACGCCGACACCTGGGAAAGGGGCTGGTGGCGATCAAAAACAGGACCTTGCAACCATGGCAGATCCCCATATCAAGGAATTACAGGCGTTTTTAAAGGAAAATCCCGATAATCCTCAAGGTTGGGTCGAACTGGGCAATGCCTTTTTTGATTTGGACCGTTTTGGGGATGCCATCAATGCCTATGAGAAATCCCTGTCCATTCAACCGGACAATCCACATGTCCTCACAGACTTAGGCGTGATGTATCGACGGAACAATGAATCTGAAAAAGCCCTGGAAGCCTTTAACAGGGCCATTGCTGTTCAGCCTGATTTTGAAACGCCCTGGTTTAACAAGGGTATTGTTTATATGCATGACCTCAATGATATCCCCAAGGCCATTGAGGCCTGGGAACAGCTGGTAAAAATGAATCCAACTGCCAGAACCTCCGGGGGAAAACTGGTGTCTGAACTGGTTGAAACCATGAAAAGCCAAGTCCCTAACTAA
- a CDS encoding HDOD domain-containing protein, whose product MTDKLNLPSQSDIQAVLTLDRDTLPSFPQVAAKLLEVSKNDAAPLEEVAKIVETDPGISIRVLELVNSAFYGLSRKVTSLSDAVVILGLDEIKKLALGIAIFEKLFKTGHTKEFDRLMFWRHSLAVAVLSMKIAQRIEYPNPEEAYTAGLLHDVGKIFLDLQGHRDYGVFIKNLSESTDLVIEKERSEIGLGHDDIGAFFCARWQLPENLVLAVKYHHQPFENHDLTEDEKQLIAIVCMADFLCWTQGMGSFDFIRPPILAPEVEACINPEKVDIINCILEMNKEIEQISAFYQFVFPSVNQLKENLLWANIKLSRANTKYYYQGDPTSQTQATSLSQDNILPPDIAFEMGKALSKAKSVKDVLGIVMYQVGCIFQPCHWSILLKDTKTGDMIFSVVVGTNSKRLQGVRLPKGEGIAGYVMETGKPLVVDDVTKDKRFSNRVDKYTRFNTRSIIATPLKTDDKIFGVIELVNRINEEAFSEKDLDLLSSIAEYAAIAIERSYYNQALTNLATRDSLTGLKNRFSFERTVSGPDDFQARLGRVFSILILVVEGLTNHYETLGQDECDNAVKKLAAILNKTKRREDLIFRYADNSFIALLPLTYSDGAQKAQARIKKILAPASEENKQIFSSITIQAHTMAGEDAGQLKRLVAQALAKTRQPEQKSNVPDMQENLQGLVEKEIARKDEEETKATSPEQTQKETIKNFGKSVFLQGQFKRLKTGEFGKIRVVEVSLSAIGFRISKSHRIHVNDFLDIEFNLDDIKGALIKRRVVVRKIQGNYIYGEFYNPPPYAKNLGFYIFS is encoded by the coding sequence ATGACTGATAAACTTAACCTTCCCTCACAATCGGATATCCAGGCCGTTTTAACCCTTGACCGGGATACCCTGCCAAGTTTTCCCCAGGTCGCGGCCAAACTGCTTGAAGTATCCAAAAATGATGCAGCGCCTCTGGAGGAGGTGGCAAAAATCGTGGAGACGGACCCCGGAATTTCCATCCGGGTGTTGGAACTTGTGAATTCAGCATTTTACGGTTTGAGCAGAAAAGTAACCTCTCTGTCAGATGCCGTTGTCATCCTCGGTCTTGATGAAATCAAAAAGCTCGCCTTGGGTATCGCTATTTTTGAAAAACTATTTAAAACCGGTCATACAAAAGAATTTGACCGGCTGATGTTCTGGCGCCATAGCCTTGCGGTGGCGGTGCTGAGCATGAAAATAGCCCAGAGAATCGAATATCCAAACCCGGAAGAAGCCTATACAGCCGGTTTGCTCCACGATGTGGGTAAAATCTTCTTAGATCTGCAGGGGCATCGGGACTATGGTGTATTTATCAAGAATCTATCGGAATCCACAGACCTTGTTATTGAAAAGGAACGATCGGAAATCGGCCTGGGCCATGATGATATCGGGGCCTTTTTCTGCGCCCGGTGGCAGCTTCCCGAAAATCTGGTATTGGCCGTAAAATACCACCACCAGCCCTTTGAAAACCACGACCTGACCGAGGATGAAAAACAATTAATTGCCATCGTCTGTATGGCGGATTTCCTGTGTTGGACCCAGGGCATGGGATCTTTTGATTTTATCCGCCCCCCCATCCTTGCCCCGGAGGTGGAAGCTTGTATTAACCCCGAAAAAGTCGATATTATCAACTGCATTCTTGAGATGAACAAGGAGATCGAACAGATCTCAGCCTTTTACCAGTTTGTTTTCCCATCGGTGAACCAACTTAAGGAAAACCTGCTGTGGGCAAATATCAAACTGTCACGGGCCAATACAAAATATTACTACCAGGGAGACCCCACAAGCCAAACGCAGGCGACCTCCCTAAGCCAGGATAATATTTTGCCCCCGGACATCGCCTTTGAGATGGGTAAAGCCCTGTCCAAGGCCAAAAGCGTCAAAGATGTATTGGGTATTGTCATGTATCAGGTGGGCTGCATTTTCCAACCCTGCCACTGGTCCATCCTGCTCAAGGATACCAAAACCGGGGACATGATTTTTTCCGTTGTGGTGGGTACCAACAGCAAGCGCCTGCAAGGTGTAAGACTGCCCAAGGGAGAAGGCATTGCCGGGTATGTCATGGAAACAGGTAAGCCCCTGGTGGTGGATGATGTAACAAAGGACAAAAGATTCAGCAACAGAGTGGACAAATACACCCGGTTTAACACACGCTCAATCATTGCCACCCCGTTGAAAACCGATGACAAAATTTTTGGTGTCATTGAACTGGTCAACCGGATTAACGAAGAAGCCTTCAGCGAAAAGGACCTTGACCTGCTCTCTTCCATTGCCGAATATGCGGCTATAGCCATTGAACGGTCCTACTACAACCAAGCATTGACCAACCTGGCCACCCGGGACAGTCTGACCGGGCTTAAAAATAGATTCAGTTTTGAGCGGACCGTATCCGGCCCGGATGATTTCCAGGCCCGGTTAGGCCGGGTTTTTTCCATCCTTATCCTTGTGGTGGAGGGTCTTACAAATCATTACGAGACCCTGGGACAGGACGAATGTGACAACGCAGTCAAGAAATTGGCCGCCATTTTAAATAAAACCAAACGGCGTGAAGATCTGATTTTCAGGTATGCAGACAACAGCTTTATTGCCCTTCTGCCCTTGACCTACTCCGATGGTGCTCAAAAAGCCCAGGCAAGGATCAAAAAAATACTGGCCCCGGCATCGGAGGAAAATAAACAAATTTTCTCCTCTATTACCATCCAGGCCCACACCATGGCTGGTGAAGATGCCGGTCAGCTCAAAAGGCTTGTGGCCCAGGCCCTGGCCAAGACCCGCCAGCCTGAACAAAAAAGCAACGTGCCGGATATGCAGGAAAACCTCCAGGGACTGGTTGAAAAGGAAATTGCACGGAAAGACGAAGAAGAGACCAAAGCAACATCACCGGAGCAAACCCAGAAAGAGACGATTAAAAATTTTGGAAAGTCCGTATTCCTGCAGGGTCAGTTCAAACGCCTTAAAACCGGAGAGTTTGGAAAAATACGCGTGGTGGAGGTGTCACTATCCGCCATTGGATTCAGGATATCAAAATCTCACCGTATTCACGTCAATGATTTTTTGGACATTGAATTCAACCTGGATGATATCAAAGGGGCATTGATTAAACGTAGAGTGGTGGTCAGAAAAATCCAAGGCAATTACATTTACGGCGAATTCTATAACCCGCCCCCTTATGCAAAAAATTTAGGCTTTTATATTTTTAGTTAG
- a CDS encoding Hsp70 family protein — MTKSIGIDLGTTNSAAAVKKLHVDILQNSEGDAITPSCVSVKNKKILGVVNRSEIIVGKHALEWIKQDPKNTVTAIKRLMGRSITNPEVKKIIEDPRQFNIITNQERGTDNSLVIRLNDKEYTPEEISSKILAKIQKDAQARLNDEVAYAVITVPAYFNDKQKHATRAAAALAGIKVQRLLPEPTAAAISFGVDEIGQDDARTILVFDFGGGTFDLSVLTISGGQFIEQGKGGNMWLGGEDIDREIEKYVLEETAREYEIDDFQGMLDELDANIRTRFWGELKSAVENAKIRLSEDQEAYIEILGLLKDADGDLLDVDVTLTRNRFEILMQPMVDNALVLTRNLLADIYFTPDMIDNVLMVGGSSQIPCIIEALKKEFGSSKVLVHDRPMLAIAEGAAILSHRLSDTYECLNCGKIVNQSDTRCSHCDFDLASHTVEHGVFDIVHAAAHDYYVVLENGDKYLFAEKHTPLPFEQTQVFKLVDKNQRLVHMKFLNIVNNEDESIGDFWLGIDNNALMDYRESQTEEAAEIPLSIAVTLSIDENNLVEVTAVLSELPGVELSKTLSRGKADEKLFMDLEAMVDHANEAGYDTYVMDEITRRSADIVADIHKVIDKNTGNVIEPVYNLAKMKIEKTRRMAEEDNCGYPLMFYAEDIIFQFSDIMTDGERGRLQREIDHLKDMNQHGTYEENIQAIRDMGKTLDEFPVLNVLMNIVKAAELCEEHDPGRAPQFSNAMGTIIEAMGRKNKELINKTLDSIMPQVREVLHQYDSQAGAIQKGITR; from the coding sequence ATGACAAAATCAATAGGAATTGATCTGGGGACAACCAACTCCGCCGCAGCAGTGAAAAAGCTGCATGTTGACATATTACAAAATAGTGAGGGCGACGCCATTACCCCGTCCTGTGTCAGCGTTAAAAATAAAAAAATACTGGGGGTGGTGAACCGCAGTGAAATTATCGTGGGCAAACATGCCCTGGAATGGATAAAACAGGATCCAAAGAACACCGTCACAGCCATAAAACGCCTTATGGGCAGGAGCATAACCAATCCCGAAGTTAAAAAGATCATAGAAGATCCAAGACAGTTCAATATCATCACCAACCAGGAAAGGGGTACGGACAACAGTCTGGTTATCCGTTTAAACGACAAAGAATATACCCCGGAAGAAATTTCATCAAAAATACTTGCAAAAATACAAAAGGATGCGCAGGCACGGCTGAATGATGAGGTGGCCTATGCCGTAATTACGGTGCCTGCCTATTTTAATGACAAACAGAAGCATGCCACAAGGGCTGCTGCGGCCCTGGCCGGGATAAAGGTGCAGCGGCTGCTGCCCGAACCCACGGCGGCGGCCATATCCTTTGGCGTAGATGAAATCGGCCAGGACGACGCCAGAACCATTCTGGTATTTGATTTCGGCGGCGGTACCTTTGACCTTTCCGTACTGACCATCAGCGGGGGGCAGTTTATTGAACAGGGCAAGGGCGGCAACATGTGGCTGGGCGGCGAGGATATTGACCGGGAAATAGAAAAGTACGTGCTGGAAGAAACCGCCCGGGAGTACGAGATTGACGATTTTCAAGGGATGCTGGATGAATTGGATGCCAATATCCGCACCCGTTTTTGGGGAGAATTGAAAAGCGCGGTTGAAAACGCCAAGATCCGCCTCAGTGAAGACCAGGAAGCCTATATCGAAATTTTAGGCCTGCTCAAGGATGCGGACGGCGACCTGCTGGATGTGGATGTAACCCTGACCCGGAACCGGTTTGAAATCCTGATGCAGCCGATGGTGGACAATGCACTGGTCCTGACCCGGAACCTCCTGGCAGATATTTATTTTACACCGGATATGATTGACAATGTGCTTATGGTCGGGGGCAGTTCCCAGATTCCCTGCATCATTGAGGCGTTAAAAAAAGAATTCGGATCTTCAAAAGTACTGGTGCATGACAGACCCATGCTGGCCATTGCCGAAGGGGCCGCAATATTGAGCCACAGGCTTTCGGATACCTATGAATGCCTCAATTGCGGTAAAATAGTGAACCAGTCCGATACGCGGTGCAGCCACTGCGACTTTGACCTTGCATCACATACAGTTGAACACGGGGTGTTTGATATTGTCCATGCCGCGGCCCACGACTATTATGTGGTTCTGGAAAACGGGGACAAGTATTTGTTTGCGGAAAAACACACCCCTTTGCCCTTTGAACAGACACAGGTTTTCAAACTGGTGGATAAAAATCAGCGGCTGGTCCACATGAAATTCCTGAACATCGTCAACAATGAAGATGAATCCATCGGGGATTTCTGGCTGGGCATCGATAACAACGCCCTCATGGATTACCGCGAAAGTCAGACCGAAGAAGCTGCCGAAATCCCCCTTTCCATTGCCGTGACATTGTCCATAGATGAAAATAATCTGGTTGAGGTCACCGCAGTCCTGTCAGAACTGCCCGGGGTTGAACTGTCTAAAACCCTGTCCAGGGGCAAGGCGGACGAAAAATTGTTCATGGACCTGGAAGCCATGGTGGACCACGCCAATGAGGCCGGGTATGACACCTATGTGATGGATGAAATTACCAGACGCAGTGCGGATATTGTTGCCGATATCCACAAGGTGATTGACAAAAACACCGGTAACGTTATTGAGCCTGTGTATAATCTGGCAAAGATGAAAATTGAAAAAACCAGGCGTATGGCCGAAGAAGATAATTGCGGATATCCCCTGATGTTTTATGCCGAAGATATTATATTTCAATTTTCAGATATCATGACGGATGGTGAACGGGGCCGGCTGCAAAGGGAAATCGACCATTTAAAGGATATGAATCAACACGGCACCTATGAAGAAAACATACAAGCCATCCGGGACATGGGAAAAACCCTTGATGAATTTCCCGTGTTGAATGTATTGATGAATATTGTTAAAGCGGCAGAGCTGTGTGAAGAACATGACCCGGGCAGGGCGCCACAATTTTCAAATGCCATGGGTACCATTATTGAAGCCATGGGCAGAAAAAATAAAGAACTGATAAACAAAACCCTTGACTCCATCATGCCCCAGGTCAGAGAGGTACTTCATCAATATGATAGCCAGGCCGGAGCCATTCAGAAAGGTATAACCCGGTAA
- the grpE gene encoding nucleotide exchange factor GrpE — translation MTVEKKEQLREKLIGFQRSIADLKRKLDRQEQDFSDRETRFLSGFFEVMDAFEALEANLEAKKAPLDKPARMMKKNIRSISRKLYRTFTSNGIEQIRFEEGKANMAQCKILDTRQDPDLPEETLLEIVKNGYINTSDGKVLRKAEVITVHNN, via the coding sequence ATGACTGTTGAAAAAAAAGAGCAGCTCAGGGAAAAACTCATCGGCTTTCAGCGAAGTATAGCTGATCTCAAACGGAAACTTGACCGGCAGGAGCAAGATTTTTCAGATCGGGAAACCCGGTTCCTGTCTGGTTTTTTTGAGGTGATGGATGCCTTTGAGGCCCTGGAGGCCAACCTTGAAGCCAAAAAGGCGCCCTTGGATAAGCCCGCAAGGATGATGAAAAAAAACATCCGGTCCATTTCCAGGAAACTGTACCGCACATTTACATCAAATGGTATTGAGCAAATCCGGTTTGAAGAGGGGAAGGCCAACATGGCCCAGTGCAAAATTCTCGACACCCGGCAGGACCCGGACCTGCCGGAAGAAACCCTGCTGGAAATCGTTAAAAACGGCTATATCAATACCAGCGACGGCAAAGTCCTCAGAAAGGCAGAGGTTATAACCGTCCACAATAATTAG
- a CDS encoding LysM peptidoglycan-binding domain-containing protein — protein sequence MGGVTTCPVCGFSNIPEDRPTCPQCDADLVCFRLLEDGFSAPPVSGTDIPDTDEAVEQAAPSCPKNTTGSWGRGIWICVAAMVVLAIILISLAATRRLANLADSIAALDARLMKITFKIDRHSGQVDRTHDVSKDTQNTAIRIGNQIKTLESHIERMDSRVEEAVETLISVRKKIPGDIDQKERAEEIPDPPGPCMKEYRAKDTDTLWGIARDLWGSGIYYPVLITCNPHLNIFTINRRDRLKYPCDKTRVPEMYRQIIAVKQDRRYWKYTVRPGDTPQSVADRYCSDKNNCFVNGFPFETGAVIGIFLE from the coding sequence ATGGGCGGGGTTACCACCTGCCCGGTCTGTGGCTTCTCCAATATCCCGGAAGACCGGCCTACCTGCCCCCAATGCGATGCTGATCTGGTTTGCTTCAGGCTGCTGGAAGACGGATTTTCGGCCCCACCCGTATCCGGAACAGATATTCCGGATACGGACGAGGCCGTTGAACAGGCAGCACCTTCCTGCCCCAAAAACACCACCGGATCATGGGGCCGGGGAATCTGGATATGTGTCGCAGCCATGGTGGTATTGGCGATTATTCTGATTTCATTGGCCGCTACCCGCCGCCTGGCAAACCTGGCGGACTCGATTGCCGCATTGGATGCCAGGTTGATGAAAATTACTTTCAAGATTGATCGCCACAGTGGGCAAGTTGACCGGACACATGACGTTTCCAAAGATACGCAGAACACCGCAATCCGGATCGGCAACCAGATAAAAACGTTGGAAAGTCATATCGAACGTATGGACAGCCGTGTTGAAGAAGCAGTGGAAACGTTGATATCAGTACGGAAAAAAATACCCGGGGATATAGATCAAAAAGAGAGGGCCGAAGAAATACCCGACCCGCCTGGACCCTGCATGAAAGAATACCGGGCCAAGGATACGGATACCCTCTGGGGCATTGCCCGGGATCTTTGGGGTTCAGGTATATATTATCCGGTATTGATAACCTGCAATCCCCATCTCAATATTTTCACCATCAACCGCCGGGACAGGCTGAAGTATCCCTGTGATAAAACCAGGGTGCCGGAGATGTACCGGCAGATCATAGCCGTCAAACAGGACCGCCGATATTGGAAGTATACGGTGAGGCCGGGGGATACGCCCCAGTCGGTTGCAGACCGGTATTGTTCAGATAAAAATAATTGTTTTGTTAACGGCTTCCCTTTTGAAACCGGGGCAGTCATCGGCATTTTTCTGGAGTAG
- a CDS encoding tetratricopeptide repeat protein: protein MQKRVKEKTEENEKNATQALSLCNKARAFIRIRKPGQAEPLLLAALEISPKSPYVLVALGDTKRMQKQFITAAKYYQRCLEADPLNPFAMSGLGDAYRGSNNLDRAIDIWTQALDAYPENNLVMTRLADALTKKGKLTAARQIYERSINLNPDDPFALSGLGNLYIRLREFDLAGPLLEKLVAKQPQNPRAIGALANFYRRQKDFSRAKALFERILDIDCQNVYAIDGLADCARGNKEYQKAKQLWEKAMTAGMSPAIAQTRIADACLQMKQFDQARRYYDQVLSVSEDKFALFGQLRLIETEPGDERNKMIDAAKILNRLFALNSSDHRTLSEFNLFRTRYPEIDAHIQV, encoded by the coding sequence ATGCAGAAACGCGTTAAAGAAAAAACTGAAGAAAATGAAAAAAATGCAACCCAGGCATTGAGTTTATGTAACAAGGCCCGTGCCTTCATTCGTATCCGAAAACCCGGACAGGCGGAACCGTTGTTGCTGGCCGCCCTGGAAATATCGCCTAAAAGCCCCTATGTACTGGTAGCGTTAGGTGATACCAAACGAATGCAAAAACAGTTTATAACGGCGGCAAAATATTATCAAAGATGTCTTGAGGCAGACCCGCTGAATCCTTTTGCCATGTCCGGTCTTGGCGATGCATACAGGGGCTCCAATAATCTGGACAGAGCCATCGACATTTGGACCCAGGCCCTGGATGCCTACCCTGAAAACAACCTGGTGATGACCCGGCTGGCGGATGCGTTGACCAAAAAAGGGAAACTTACCGCTGCCAGACAAATATATGAAAGATCCATCAACCTGAATCCTGATGATCCCTTTGCCCTGTCAGGTCTTGGCAATCTATATATTCGCCTCAGGGAGTTTGACCTGGCCGGTCCGCTTCTAGAAAAGCTTGTAGCAAAGCAGCCCCAAAATCCCAGGGCCATCGGTGCATTGGCCAATTTTTACCGCAGACAAAAGGATTTTTCCCGTGCAAAGGCTTTGTTCGAACGGATTCTGGATATTGATTGCCAAAATGTCTATGCCATAGACGGACTGGCAGATTGTGCCCGGGGCAATAAGGAATACCAAAAGGCAAAACAGCTGTGGGAAAAAGCCATGACAGCCGGAATGAGTCCGGCCATCGCACAGACCCGCATTGCAGATGCATGTCTGCAGATGAAACAATTCGACCAGGCAAGACGGTATTATGATCAGGTACTGTCTGTGTCTGAAGACAAATTTGCCTTGTTTGGACAACTGCGTCTTATCGAAACAGAGCCGGGGGATGAACGCAATAAAATGATTGATGCGGCAAAAATTCTAAACCGGCTGTTTGCCCTTAATTCATCTGACCACCGGACATTGAGTGAATTTAACCTGTTCAGGACCCGGTATCCGGAAATTGATGCCCATATTCAAGTCTGA
- a CDS encoding P-II family nitrogen regulator — MKEVVAVIKPFKVDEVKDALAKISITGMTISEVKGFGRQKGHKEVYRGAEYQTDFVPKVELKICVADDLAQAVVDTIVETAKTGKIGDGKIFVLPVENVVRIRTGETGTEAL; from the coding sequence ATGAAAGAAGTTGTGGCAGTAATTAAGCCGTTCAAGGTGGATGAGGTTAAAGATGCTTTAGCCAAAATCAGCATTACCGGAATGACCATTTCGGAAGTCAAGGGCTTTGGCCGCCAGAAAGGGCACAAAGAAGTGTACCGGGGTGCAGAATACCAGACAGACTTTGTCCCAAAAGTTGAATTGAAAATCTGTGTTGCCGATGACCTAGCCCAGGCTGTGGTGGATACAATAGTAGAAACAGCCAAAACAGGCAAAATCGGTGACGGTAAAATATTTGTTCTTCCTGTGGAAAATGTTGTTCGTATTCGTACGGGTGAAACCGGAACAGAAGCTTTATAA
- a CDS encoding cytidine deaminase: MLKFKEKAVNEKQLHLLSKAKDAALNSYSPYSKFRVGAAVLANDKIYLGANIENASLGLSICAERVALSNAIFNKAKDIEGIAVFCIDAKKIDSKTFFIQSLPCGACRQWISELAPNAWIVTNGSENPLSLKDLLPNAFNFNPD, encoded by the coding sequence ATCCTCAAATTTAAGGAGAAGGCTGTGAATGAAAAACAATTGCACTTATTATCGAAGGCCAAGGATGCGGCTTTAAATTCGTATTCACCTTATTCAAAATTTCGAGTGGGTGCCGCTGTTTTAGCTAATGATAAAATATATCTAGGCGCTAATATTGAGAATGCGTCCTTAGGTCTGAGTATTTGTGCTGAAAGAGTTGCTTTAAGCAACGCTATATTTAATAAAGCCAAGGATATTGAGGGGATTGCTGTCTTTTGTATCGATGCAAAAAAAATAGATTCTAAGACATTTTTTATACAGTCTTTGCCTTGTGGCGCATGTAGACAATGGATTTCTGAATTAGCACCAAATGCATGGATCGTAACAAATGGGAGTGAAAATCCTTTATCCTTGAAAGATCTTTTACCCAATGCATTCAATTTTAATCCAGATTA